One window of Coriobacteriia bacterium genomic DNA carries:
- a CDS encoding diaminopimelate epimerase — MRPINFTKMQGIGNDFIVIDDRDENLTFASEQVIKMCDRKFGIGADGIMFVRNAVSPENDFSWWFANNDGTIPDMCGNGSRCFARFVYENGLIPHVRKSLKLETLAGVKEIKINVASDGTTFESATVNMGKASAEPASVPTTLVANSNGRVIDARYNVDGREVLLTAISMGNPHAILFERDLNEPISEELVTTLGPKIECSVGFPAKANVEFVEVIDASTLRMRVWERGVGETLACGTGASAAAYAANIKNLVGDEVTVKLLGGDLLIEIKDDATIFMTGNAENVFTGVFDANME; from the coding sequence ATGCGCCCAATCAATTTCACTAAGATGCAGGGGATAGGCAATGATTTCATCGTCATTGATGATCGAGACGAGAATCTGACCTTTGCCTCTGAACAGGTAATAAAAATGTGCGACAGAAAATTCGGTATCGGAGCGGACGGAATCATGTTCGTGAGAAACGCCGTTTCGCCCGAAAACGATTTTTCATGGTGGTTTGCCAATAATGACGGAACCATTCCCGATATGTGTGGAAACGGGAGCAGATGCTTTGCTCGTTTCGTCTACGAAAACGGTCTTATTCCTCACGTGCGAAAGAGTTTGAAGCTCGAAACATTGGCGGGAGTCAAAGAAATAAAAATTAACGTGGCTTCCGACGGGACGACGTTCGAGTCAGCCACGGTAAACATGGGGAAGGCCTCGGCGGAACCTGCATCGGTTCCGACCACGCTTGTTGCAAACTCGAATGGTCGCGTAATCGACGCCCGATATAATGTGGACGGTCGCGAAGTTCTCTTAACCGCCATCTCGATGGGCAATCCGCACGCTATTCTTTTTGAGCGCGACCTCAATGAGCCCATTTCTGAAGAACTGGTCACCACGCTCGGACCGAAAATCGAATGCTCCGTAGGCTTCCCGGCAAAAGCGAATGTCGAATTCGTCGAAGTCATTGATGCTTCCACCCTGAGGATGAGGGTATGGGAGAGGGGCGTGGGAGAAACGCTTGCCTGCGGAACCGGTGCGAGCGCTGCGGCATATGCCGCCAACATCAAGAACCTCGTCGGCGACGAGGTTACCGTCAAGCTACTCGGTGGTGACCTTCTCATCGAGATCAAAGACGATGCAACGATTTTTATGACCGGAAACGCGGAGAATGTGTTCACAGGCGTTTTTGATGCTAACATGGAATAA